GCCTCGGCGGGCTCTGGCCATACGGCGTCCGCGCGCGAGAACAACGCCGGACTCACCGACTCGCCACCGTCTGCCGCTATGCGTGCGACCACGTCCGGCAATCCGCGCGCGCGGATCCGTACGGCGAGATCGGCTTCCGGCATCATCGACTTCCTTTCGATGGCATTTCGTCGGTTCGGACAGGTGCCCGCCGAGATCCTCTGCGTTGGGCCATCTTCACTGGTCTAGGGTGCGTGGCCACCCGCGACCTGCAGAGTTGGCCGGGTGATCCATCTGGTTCGGTGCGACGCCAGGGAAGCGAGCTGCGCGGGGCGATGGTCATGGTCGTCAGGGATCGGCGCGCACCTGGAAGGGGATGCCGCGGCGCTCGGATTCCTGCTGTAACGACCTCGCCGAATTCGCGAAGCCGGGACCATCGATGATGGCGCCGAGGATCATGCGCACGAGGCCGGTGCCCGGCTCCTGGCCAGGCTCGACGATCGCCCTGGCCTTGCCGAGCGTGCTAGCGAGTGCCTCACGATCGCGCACGTGCACGTGGATTTCGCGCTCGCCGTCGCCAACGCCGCCGCTTGCCATCGCACGTTCGATGCCGCGCTCCACCGCGACGTTCACGCCACCGGCATGCGAGATCGACGAGCCGGTCTCGACCGCGACCCGCGTGACCTGGTGCCACGGGATGTGCACGTCGGTCTGCCACGTGAATCCCTCGTCGTCGACGACGAGGACGGGCGCCGCCTTGCCAAGCAGGACCTTGGTGTTAGTCCAGATCACGGCGAGCGAGATAACGACGCCCAACAGCCCGAGCAGGGCGACCACGCCGCAGATGATGCTGCCCACGACGTCGCCACCGAACATGAGGCTGACACAGAACGCACCGAGCGCCGCGCTCACGATCAAAAGCAGCACCCACACCACGAGCTGCTTGGCGGCGCGGCTGCGCGCATGGCAGATAACCAGGGTCGGAGGCCTCAGGACCGGTTTCACTGGATCGTCTGACGGAGGAACTCTAGGGCCGACTCCCGATCCGCGAAGGTGCCGAGGCACTCGAAGGAGTTGCTCCGCTCACCACGCCAGTCGACGCTGTATCCGTCGCCATCAAACCGCAGCGCCACGTCCACATCACCTCGGGCGGTGAACTGGACGCCGTCGGGTCCTCCGGTTGGCAGCAACTCCCAGCCCCACCCAGCGGCCAGTCTGATGAATTCACCGTCGACGAGGTGAACGGCGGCGGGTTCGGCGAGCAGATCGAGTACGTCGTCCCGCTTTCCGAGGTGCTCCCCCGTTCCGAGGTACGCGGCCGTCACGACCTCGAGCGGAACGTCTCTCAATCGGGCCAGTTTCTGCTCGTCGTTGAGGCCTCGAAATCCATAACGCAGCGTGCCCGGTATCCAGGGCAGGCGGTCGGCAAGGGCTGCGACGAGCACGCGGCAGGCATCCTCGAACGACACGTCGGCGACAAGTGTCCGGCCCTCGAGCAGCGGAAGAATCGACGGATGCTGAAGGGTGTACCGCCCGCCATCGCCAGTAATCCGATAGGCCATGTCGCCGCTGGACGCCACGAACGCCTCGGCACTCAAGGAATCTGGTTCCCGACCGACGATGCGCACGAAATCCTGCACCGCCGGCGGCAGCGACGCGAACGCGACAGGTCGTGGACCGTTCATGCGCGGTCCAGCAGAGTTGCCGGGGTCGACTCGGTCCGCCTCAGCGACCTTGGCCGCCAACCAGGCAGGCACGGCGTCGCGAGGGAAGCGCTCGAGGTCGTCTCGGAACATGGCGGGCGCGACCGGCGACGGGAAGGCAGGCTCGCCGTCAAAGTCGAACTGCGCTGCCACGCCGCCAGACCGCTCCGCCCGCAGCTCCATCGTGAACCATGTACCTCCCCCGTCGACCGCCATCGCCTCACGGAGCTCGCGAGCGAGCGCGACGGCGTCCTCGTTGGGGAACTCGGCAAGCTCGGAGCCATCCGAGAGCGTGAACGTCGTGGTTGCCGTGCGCACGCCGGTCAGCTGCCCGGTCACGAACACCACGCGCTCCCAGTCGAACGGCGCCTCGCTAGCAACCGCCTCGGCGATGCGCTGCTGCAGGCTGGCCTGGCGCATGGGTGCAGGCAGCGGGCCGTCCTCGGGCGTAACCGGCTCCTGTCGAAGCTCGTCCCAAGCGCCCCACTCGGGCACCGCACGATACAGCGGCTCAGGGTCGAACTCCCGCTTCGCCCGAGTCACGTCGTCCGATCCCCGCTCGACGATCGACATCGTGCCCGTGCCGTCCTGGTTGTTCCTGAACGTCGTCGTCGAAAGCGGCTGCGCCAGCGTTAGCGAGATGATCTCGTCCGCAGGCGGCCACTCTTCCAAGGCGACCTGCTTGAGGAAGAGTCGCCCTCCGACGTTGCTCCACATGCCAGTGGCCACGACGAGCCCGGGCGGGATCTGCTCGAATACCGCGAACGAGGGCTCCTTCGCGGTCGTGACCACGATGAAATAGGGCACGATGCCCATCGCCTTGTCGACCGGCGGCACGACGGTCAACTCGGCCGACGGATCGTGGTATCGACGCCGGGCCTCGTCCTCGTCGATCCACGTGTACTTCGGGTCAGGGACCGCGTCTTGGGTCAAGTTGCTGAATCGGCCGCAGAAGCGCCACTCGACCATCGACTCACTCCCTCATGAACGCTCGTCGTTCCGTCCGCTCGAACCTCGCCACATTCTATGAGCCCCGGCGAACGAGCGTCCCAGGCCGGGCCGCTCGAAGCTGAAGGAAAGCAGTGCAAGAACGCCGACTCGCGAGGCCGTCGCAGGTGAGATGACGGCCGGATGCACGGTCATCGCCTGCCCGCAGCCCTGCGATACGAGCGGCGCTCGCGGCGACGCGCACGATACGCCCGACCTGGCTGGCTTGTGCGATCGGATGCAGGAATGCAGCAGATGCTGTCTCCTCGACGAACCAGGCAACCACGCGCAATTCGTCCAGAGTCGATTCGAAGTCACCCGACACGGCGGTCACGTGTTCGAACACCCTTGACACGCCCCGCGGCTCCGGCACGATCACGCGGTCGCCAGCGGCTCGATTGCGTCAACTCGCTCACGCAGGGCCGGCCGCTCGATCCGCAGTTCGTAGTTCGACTGCAAGTTCATCCAGAACTCCTCGGACGTCCCGAAGTAGCGAGCCAGACGGATCGCCGTATCAGCGGTGATCCCCCGCTTGCCGTGCACGATCTCGTTGATGCGCCGCGGCGGCACACCGATCGACACGGCGAGCTTGTTCTGCGTGATCCCGAAGCCCTCGATGAAATCCTCCATCAAGATCTCTCCCGGATGGATCGGCTCGATCAGGTCACTCTCAGTGGTAGTCGACGAGTTCGACATCGTCTGCACCTCCATCTCTCCAGACGAAGCAGAGTCGCCACTGCGCGTTCACGCGATGCTGTGCTGGCCGCGACGATCGCCGACCAGACGCTCCAGGCGGTTCGCGGGCGGGATCCGGAGGTCCTCGACATCTCTCGCGGCATGGATCAACTCGAGCTTCCGCAAGGTCGCTCGCTGCACGGTGCGATCAACGCGCTTGACGTACTGCTCATGCCAGATGCGCTCGTGTTCCTGCTCCCGAACGATCTGATCACGAGCACAGTGTATGACGGAGTCCGTCAATAACGTTCGACGTTAAACCGAAATTCCACCATGTTCCGTCACCTAACAACCGCTACGCAAGGGACCACGGGTCCGCGACAGGCCGCGCCGGACCGCGCCGATTCCGCAAGATAGACGTATACGTCTATGATTCATAGCGTGCCCACGAACGCTCTCCACAACAAATTGACGTTGCCCATGCTGGGCCTCCTCCTCGAGCAGGCCGACCATGCGTACGGGCTCACGTCGCGCCTCAACGACCGCTACCGACACCTGAGTGCCTCCCGAAGCAGCATCACGACCCTCGCCAAGTCGCTGGCCGCCGCCGAACTGGTCAAGCCTCGCGCACCCGAACGCCTGGGGAACCGCCCACCGAGGACGATCTACGACCTCACCGAGGCTGGCATCGAACACATGCGGCAACGCGTCGATCAAACAATTCGAATCGCGCCCGCCATGGATGTCGACTTCGTCACCGCGCTCGCATACATCGGCCTCCTGAGCAGGAAGCGAGCTGCGGAGGTCCTGGAAGCGAGAACCCGTCAGATCAGGCAGGAGATTGATGGTCTCAGTGACATCCCCACCGGCCTCGCTGAGCTCAAGATGATCGAGGTCGACTACTGGCTGCGCATGCTCACCTCGGAAGCCGCCTGGCTCAAGCAACTCCGCGAACGGATTGAGTCTGGACACATCGATTGGATCGGAGGCACACCGAAATGAAGTACGGCGTCTACCTTGCTGGCCGCGCGGGCACAACGTGCGCAAAGCCAGACCAGCCTGAAAAGATCGCCTCTGCTGTCGACGACCTCATGGGCGGAGTCGCCCACGTCGTCCGCGAATACGTGCATTTCCTAGGCGCCGATCCCGACCCCGAAATAGTTCGATCGCTCGGTGCCCAAGATGAGCTCGTTGGCCTCACCATGCCGGACGAGTGGTACGTCCAGAACGGAAGAGAGTTGGACCTCGTCGTCAGCTATCTCCCTTCAGTTGCGGACATACCCGGATGGCTCGCGTTTCTCGATACTGTCCTGGACCGTTACGGTCACATCGTCCGGTACCTTCAGGTCACCCTCGAGCCGAACTTCCCGATTCCCCTGATCGACGGAAGCTCCCCCGGAGTCATGGAAGCCCTCACCCAAGGACTCCCCCACGCAAAGCGAGTTTCGCCCGCACACGTGAAGGTCGGCTTCTCCGTCGCCGAACCGGCCGAGTGGCTCGGCGGTGATGACGAGTTCTGGCAGTCGCTGGCAAACCTTCCTGCGGAACAGTTCGCGAGCCACGTCGACTACGTCGGCCTCGGCCTCTACCCCGACGCCTTCTCACAGGTCCCGCCCGACGCAGTCCCATTACTCACCCGTGACGCGGTGCAACATCTCCGTTCCCGAAGCCTTGCGACGGCGAAAATTCCACACCGGACACCGATCCACATCGCGGAGTTCGGCTCACCGAGCGGGGAGGCCGGAACTGCGGCAGGGCAAGCTCGCTCCATCTCCGACATGCTGGCGACGATCGACCACATGGCAGAAGAACTCAACATCACCGTCTGCGAGTACTTCGGACTCCGCGACGCAGACTCGTCAGACGGTCAAGCAATCGGAACATTTGGCCTGCTCGATGACGACTACGTCCCCAAGGATTCGTTCGATGTCTATCGACGCATTGTCGAAGCCGGATCTGCTGGTGTGGCCACAAGTTAGACCAAGACGTGATTACACCTTTGGAGCGAAACTCAACACGTCTCCGTAGAGACATCACTCAGGACGCACGAGCAACTCCAGGTGCGATCACATCGAGCCCCGCGGACTCGGCTGCCTCGCCAAGCCTGCGGTCGTAGGTGAGGACGCCCGAAGCATCGAGCCGTATGGCAGCCTCCAGATGCAGTGCATCAAGGGTGCGCAGGTAGGGCATAGGTAGGAAGCCGGCACCGCGGTAAACGGATCGATCGAGCGCAGCGAGCGAGACACCGTCCAGCAGGCGAGTCACATCGGACTGGTCGAGATCCTCCCGAACCGCAACGCGGCGCAGTTCGGTTTCGAGCAGATCGCTGGAGACCAGAGTGACCGGAGTCTGGTCGAGCCAGTCCAGCAGGGAACGGCTCTCGGGCTGATCGATCAACAGCGCCCCGAGGGCAGAAGTGTCGACATAGACGATCGGGACCGCGGTCACAGCCGGTCTCCACGCAGATCGTCAAGGGTCGATGCGATCCCGTTGTCCGAGCACTTGCGCTCGATTGCCAGCGCCGCCCATCCGCCGTCACGTCGCGCCGGACGCGTGATAGGTAGTAAGGGAGCGACGGCATCCAGGGGCACAATCTTCCCCACTGGCACCCCACTATTGGTCAGCACGAAGGAGTGCCCCTCACTCACGGCGCGGAGCACCCGCCCGGACTCGTTGCGCAACTCGCGCTGCGACAAACGCTCCAACTGAGGTTCGCTCATGCTCATTTCGCAAGCGTAGCACGCATGCTACGCGATGCGTGTGCGCGCCAGGCACGAGATCTCAGACGTTAAATCGGAATTCCACCACATCACCGTCAGCCATGACGTAGTCCTTGCCTTCGATCCGCACCTTGCCGGCCGACTTTGCCGCGGCCATCGAACCGGCATCCATCAGGTCCGCGAACGACACGACTTCTGCCTTGATGAACCCGCGCTGGAAATCGGTATGAATCACTCCGGCCGCCTCAGGGGCGGTTGCGCCGACGGGGATCGTCCACGCGCGCGACTCCTTAGGCCCAGCAGTCAGATACGTCTGCAACCCCAACGTGCGGAATCCAGCGTGTGCGAGCAGATCGAGCCCGGAATGGTCCTGCCCGAGTGACTCCAGCAACTCGGCGGCGTCCTCGGGATCGAGTTCGATCAACTCTTCTTCAGTCTTCGCATCGAGGAAAATCGCCTCGGCAGGTGTCACGAGCGCCGCAAGTTCCGCTTTGCGCGCATCGTCAGCGAGGACGTCGGAGTCGACGTTGAACACGTACATGAACGGCTTCGCCGTCAGCAGGTGCAACTCACGCAACAAGTCAGCGTCGATCCCGGCGGCCTTCGCTCCCGCGAAGACCGTCGTACCGCCCTCGAGTAGCTCCTGCGTCTGTTTCACCGCCTCCACGGTCGGTTGCAGATCCTTCTTATTACGCGCGTCTTTCTCCAACCTCGGCAGCGCCTTCTCGATGGTCTGCAGGTCGGCCAGGATCAGCTCGGTGTTGATCGTTTCGACGTCCGCCAACGGATCCACCCGACCGTCGACATGGATCACGTTCTCATCGTTGAATGCGCGCACGACTTGGCAAATCGCGTCCGCCTCACGGATGTTGGCCAGGAACTTGTTACCCAGGCCCTCCCCTTCGCTCGCGCCCTTGACGATGCCGGCAATATCCACGAACGACACCGTCGCAGGCAACTCGCGCTCGCTGTTGAACACCTTGGCGAGTTCACCGAGGCGAGGATCCGGCACGCCTACAACCCCGACGTTGGGCTCGATCGTCGCAAACGGATAGTTCGCGGCGAGAACGTTGTTACGGGTCAGGGCGTTGAAGAGCGTCGACTTCCCGACATTGGGCAGACCGACGATTCCGATAGTGAGACTCACGTCGACATCGTAGTCGCCACTCAATGGCACAATCGCGGCCATGGCCCTCGGCGTAGTACACACCACACGCCACGTGGCGCTACCGCGGCCGTACGATGCTCCTCGGTTGTTCGCCTTCCTCGCCAGTCGCGCGATCCCCGGTGTCGAATCGATTCAGGTCGACGAACAACAGTGGCGCTACAGACGCGCGTTACGCCTGTCACGCGGGTCCGGGCTCGGTGAAGTTCACGTGGCTCAAGGCCACGCTCGACTCACCGCTCGGACGCTCGAGGCCGCGGACGGCGAGGCGGCGCTGGACGCTCTCGAGCGTGTCCTCGACCTCGCACCCACCCCCTCGCAGGTCGATGCCGAGTTGTCACGGCACGCGTCCGTTCGATCGTTGATCGGCGAACGCCCCGGGCTGCGCGTTCCCCGCGCAGCCGACCGAGACGAGGTCGCATTCCGCGCACTGATCGGACAGCAGGTCTCGGTCGCCGCGGCGTCAACAACCTGCGGTGTGATCGCCGAGCAGTACGGCGAGGACCTCCCCCTTGCGCTACAGAGCAGCGACGTCGTCCGCGTGTGGCCGCGTAACGCGACGATTGCCTCCCTCGATCCTCAACTGCTGCGGATGCCGCGCGCGAAGGCCACGGCAGTAGTCACCCTCGCTACTGCCTTGCGCGACGGCCGTGTCGACCTGACGCAGGCGCCGTCAACGGTCCGCGAACAGCTCGTGTCACTTCGCGGCATCGGACCCTGGACAGCCGGCTACGTCAGCATGCGCGCATGTGGTGACAACGACGTCTTGCTCGACGGCGATTTGATCGTCCGACGCGGCGCAGCGTTGATCGGCTTTCCCGAGACGCCCCGGGCGCTGCGGGCCGCCACAGACACGCTTTCACCATGGCGTTCGTATCTCACGATGCACTTGTGGCAGGTGTACGCCGCCCGGACGGCGAAAACTGTCTGAGCCGTCCTGCACCATGACGCCATGGACGTTTCCACGTTGATCATCCTGCTGGTCGCGCTGCTGTGTCTGGGGCTCGGCTGCGCAGCCGGTTACTGGGCCGGGCGCCGCGCCGCGCCGGACGAAGCACCGTTCGAACTTGAAAGCGCCGTCGACCCGCTGCACGAGACGCTACGCCGGGTCGAAGGATTCATTCGTGCGAGCGAGCAACAGCGTTCGACGTCCCAGGGCGAACTCCACGCTCAAGTACGCGCGATGCACTCCATGCAGGCCGAACTCGGCACACAGACCACCGCACTGCTCAATGCCTTACGCGCCCCGCAGGTGCGCGGGCGCTGGGGCGAAATGCAACTGCGTCGCATAGTCGAATCTGCCGGAATGATCGATCATTGCGACTTCACCGAGCAGTACGCCGCGAAGAGGGACGATACGTCCCTACGACCCGACCTCGTCGTACACCTCACTCAGGACCGCGCCGTCGTGGTCGACGCGAAGGTTCCGTTTACGGCATTCATCGAAGCACTCGATAGCGACGATCGCGACCACGCGCGGCTGGTCCGCGAGCATGGCAAGCAGGTGCGTGCGCATCTCGACGTACTCGCCTCCAAGGCGTACCAAGACGCGCTGCCTGACTCCCCCGAGTTCACTGTCCTGTTCATGCCCAGCGATTCGTTCCTACAGTTGGCGTTGCAAAGTGAACCATCGCTGTTGGAGCGCGGGTTCGACCGCAACATCGTGATTGCGACGCCATCGACGCTCCTGGCCCTGCTTCGGACAGTCGCGCACACCTGGCGCCAAGACACCGTCGGCCGAGAGGCTCAGCAGATTTTGCGCCTCGGTCAGCAGTTGCACCAGCGCATTGGCACCTTCACCACTCACCTCGCCAAAGTGGGCTCTGCGCTCAGCTCCAGCGTGTCGCATTACAACAGTGCGATCGGCTCCCTGGAGCGCAACCTACTGCGCACCAGCAGCAAACTGCACCACCTCGGGGTCGCCAGCAGCCACACCGAAGCGCCGCCACCGATCGATCGTGCCGTGCGCGAACTCCACGCCGCCGACCCACAGGAGCGGCCGTTTGATCCCGGCGCTGCGCGCGATACACCGCAGCGCCAGGTCGGGTAGTTTGGTCGACACCAGGGCCGACTGTTTAGCTAGACGCTCAGTCGGGCGCGTATCGCATTCCCTTAACTGAGTGCGCACTATCCTGGGAAGGTCCAGCCCCTCTAGCCCTACAGGTTTGTTGAGTGAACAACGAGCAGGACCGCGAGCCCACACAGTCGCCATCCGCAGACGGCGGACGGCGATCCCGCTGGACCGTTGAACCGGGATCGGTCAGCGACAGCCTTTCGTTCCGCCGACCTGAGGGCATCGAAGATCAGTCGTCGCGGCGTCCGGCCCACGAAATCATCCGGGAGCTCCAGCAGGACCACGGCGTGCCGCCTCGTCGATCACACGCATCCGCGGTCGATCCGATCGAGGACCAGGCAACGATGATCCCGCGCGGCACACCACTGCCGCCCGTCCCGAACGCGGTCGGCGCTCGGCCGCCGCGTCCCGATACACCGACCAGAGCAGGATCGACCGCACAAGCAGCAGCGACCGCCGCGGCGCCACGTGCGAAGTACGCTTCGCCGCGCACCGAGGGCTTGGTCGCCGCCAGCCGGGCGAGTGCGACCGCGACGCACCCCCGACCGAGCACGCAGCAGGAATCGCCCCGGGTGAAACCGGACCTCGGTGAACGACGCGAGTTGCGCGCGGCGACGGGCGGCAGTTCGTCGGCGCTCATCATGGCCGGCTTCGGCGGGGTCGTCCTCGTGGCCATCGGAGGCATTATCGGCGCGCTGCTGGACTACTGGTTCGCCGACCGCATCGGTGTCGTCACCGCCATCGGACTAGCACTCGGTGCAGTCATCGCGGCGCTGGTCACGCGCAAACGGGACCTCATCTCGGTGATCGTCGCACCGCCGATCGTCTTTGCGATCATCGCCGGGGTGGTTCTCCTGCTGTCGTCGAAGGACATCGGGATCACCTCAATCGCAGAGCTCGCGACCCGTGGCTTCGGCCCCATGGCCCTCGCTACCGGACTCGCGGCGATCATTGGTGGAATCCGCCTCGCGAGTTCGAAAGCGGGCGACCGTCGCTGAGGCACACCTCGCCTCGATCTCGATAGCCCGCCGCTGCGAAATCACCGGTCCTGAGTGATCACCAGTCGCAGAGAGCAACCTTCGCGCACATCCGCCGCGGACTGCGGCTCAACGCGGCGGGCCGAGGCTCAACGGCAGGCCGGGCTACGAGGAAGCGGGCGATGCCGCCCGCAGATCCTTCTTGAGTTCACGAGGCAGGGAGAACGTCAAACGCTCCTCAGCCTCGGTCACCACCTCGACATCGTCGAATCCGTGCTGCGACAGCACCGCGAGCACACCGCGCACCAGATCATCAGGCACGGACGCGCCGCTGGTCAAACCGACGGTCTGCACACCTTCCAGCCACGCGAGGTCGATGTCCTCGGGGTAGTCGATGAGGTGCGACGCGCGGGCGCCGCATTCAAGTGCGACCTCGACCAACCGCACCGAGTTCGACGAGTTGCGTGACCCGACCACCAGCACGAGATCGCACTGGCCGGCAAAACGTTTCACCGCCATCTGACGGTTCTGGGTGGCGTAGCAGATGTCGTCGCTCGGCGGCGAGATCAGCTTCGGGAACCGCTCCTTGAGCGCGGCTACCGTGCGCATCGTCTCGTCAACCGACAGCGTGGTCTGTGATAGCCACACGACCCGCTCGGGGTCACGAACCTGCA
The sequence above is a segment of the Cumulibacter soli genome. Coding sequences within it:
- a CDS encoding 4-hydroxy-3-methylbut-2-enyl diphosphate reductase → MDSHAPDLSPQALSSTSSGTGKKVLLANPRGYCAGVDRAVVTVEKALELYGAPVYVRKQIVHNVHVVRTLEKRGAIFVEETEEVPEGSIVVFSAHGVAPTVHEEAKALNLRTIDATCPLVTKVHMEARRFASDDFDILLIGHEGHEEVVGTSGEAPEHIHLIDGPDDVANVQVRDPERVVWLSQTTLSVDETMRTVAALKERFPKLISPPSDDICYATQNRQMAVKRFAGQCDLVLVVGSRNSSNSVRLVEVALECGARASHLIDYPEDIDLAWLEGVQTVGLTSGASVPDDLVRGVLAVLSQHGFDDVEVVTEAEERLTFSLPRELKKDLRAASPASS
- the ychF gene encoding redox-regulated ATPase YchF — its product is MSLTIGIVGLPNVGKSTLFNALTRNNVLAANYPFATIEPNVGVVGVPDPRLGELAKVFNSERELPATVSFVDIAGIVKGASEGEGLGNKFLANIREADAICQVVRAFNDENVIHVDGRVDPLADVETINTELILADLQTIEKALPRLEKDARNKKDLQPTVEAVKQTQELLEGGTTVFAGAKAAGIDADLLRELHLLTAKPFMYVFNVDSDVLADDARKAELAALVTPAEAIFLDAKTEEELIELDPEDAAELLESLGQDHSGLDLLAHAGFRTLGLQTYLTAGPKESRAWTIPVGATAPEAAGVIHTDFQRGFIKAEVVSFADLMDAGSMAAAKSAGKVRIEGKDYVMADGDVVEFRFNV
- a CDS encoding DNA recombination protein RmuC; the protein is MDVSTLIILLVALLCLGLGCAAGYWAGRRAAPDEAPFELESAVDPLHETLRRVEGFIRASEQQRSTSQGELHAQVRAMHSMQAELGTQTTALLNALRAPQVRGRWGEMQLRRIVESAGMIDHCDFTEQYAAKRDDTSLRPDLVVHLTQDRAVVVDAKVPFTAFIEALDSDDRDHARLVREHGKQVRAHLDVLASKAYQDALPDSPEFTVLFMPSDSFLQLALQSEPSLLERGFDRNIVIATPSTLLALLRTVAHTWRQDTVGREAQQILRLGQQLHQRIGTFTTHLAKVGSALSSSVSHYNSAIGSLERNLLRTSSKLHHLGVASSHTEAPPPIDRAVRELHAADPQERPFDPGAARDTPQRQVG
- a CDS encoding type II toxin-antitoxin system Phd/YefM family antitoxin, encoding MSMSEPQLERLSQRELRNESGRVLRAVSEGHSFVLTNSGVPVGKIVPLDAVAPLLPITRPARRDGGWAALAIERKCSDNGIASTLDDLRGDRL
- a CDS encoding DNA-3-methyladenine glycosylase family protein; the protein is MALGVVHTTRHVALPRPYDAPRLFAFLASRAIPGVESIQVDEQQWRYRRALRLSRGSGLGEVHVAQGHARLTARTLEAADGEAALDALERVLDLAPTPSQVDAELSRHASVRSLIGERPGLRVPRAADRDEVAFRALIGQQVSVAAASTTCGVIAEQYGEDLPLALQSSDVVRVWPRNATIASLDPQLLRMPRAKATAVVTLATALRDGRVDLTQAPSTVREQLVSLRGIGPWTAGYVSMRACGDNDVLLDGDLIVRRGAALIGFPETPRALRAATDTLSPWRSYLTMHLWQVYAARTAKTV
- a CDS encoding helix-turn-helix transcriptional regulator, which encodes MPTNALHNKLTLPMLGLLLEQADHAYGLTSRLNDRYRHLSASRSSITTLAKSLAAAELVKPRAPERLGNRPPRTIYDLTEAGIEHMRQRVDQTIRIAPAMDVDFVTALAYIGLLSRKRAAEVLEARTRQIRQEIDGLSDIPTGLAELKMIEVDYWLRMLTSEAAWLKQLRERIESGHIDWIGGTPK
- a CDS encoding HigA family addiction module antitoxin produces the protein MSNSSTTTESDLIEPIHPGEILMEDFIEGFGITQNKLAVSIGVPPRRINEIVHGKRGITADTAIRLARYFGTSEEFWMNLQSNYELRIERPALRERVDAIEPLATA
- a CDS encoding DUF6542 domain-containing protein, yielding MNNEQDREPTQSPSADGGRRSRWTVEPGSVSDSLSFRRPEGIEDQSSRRPAHEIIRELQQDHGVPPRRSHASAVDPIEDQATMIPRGTPLPPVPNAVGARPPRPDTPTRAGSTAQAAATAAAPRAKYASPRTEGLVAASRASATATHPRPSTQQESPRVKPDLGERRELRAATGGSSSALIMAGFGGVVLVAIGGIIGALLDYWFADRIGVVTAIGLALGAVIAALVTRKRDLISVIVAPPIVFAIIAGVVLLLSSKDIGITSIAELATRGFGPMALATGLAAIIGGIRLASSKAGDRR
- a CDS encoding type II toxin-antitoxin system RelE/ParE family toxin, producing MQRATLRKLELIHAARDVEDLRIPPANRLERLVGDRRGQHSIA
- a CDS encoding type II toxin-antitoxin system VapC family toxin, with product MTAVPIVYVDTSALGALLIDQPESRSLLDWLDQTPVTLVSSDLLETELRRVAVREDLDQSDVTRLLDGVSLAALDRSVYRGAGFLPMPYLRTLDALHLEAAIRLDASGVLTYDRRLGEAAESAGLDVIAPGVARAS